One part of the Streptomyces lydicus genome encodes these proteins:
- a CDS encoding maleylpyruvate isomerase family mycothiol-dependent enzyme — protein MDRTMDFAGHCSEIVTQARLLGSCLTEGTDLTATVPSCPDWNLAQLLRHLGEVYRWAEEIVRTRATQPPPETALRVLSRDTTQSPAEFGDWLTEGAELLAAALRAAGPDTKIWTPLPHGNTAFLARRMAHESVIHRADAALTLGTGFTVEQPVALDALDEWMELGSLPEMLDFHPDRRALLGPGRTLRFHATDTPPETPADWLVDLTGDALAWRRTREPAAVTVNAPLTDLLLLIYGRRPADKETFVITGDKQLLEFWLSLVNFE, from the coding sequence ATGGACCGCACCATGGACTTTGCCGGGCATTGCTCGGAGATCGTCACCCAGGCCCGGCTGCTGGGGAGTTGCCTCACCGAGGGCACGGACCTGACGGCCACCGTCCCCTCCTGTCCGGACTGGAACCTCGCCCAGCTGCTGCGGCATCTGGGCGAGGTCTACCGCTGGGCCGAGGAGATCGTACGGACCCGGGCGACCCAGCCCCCGCCCGAGACCGCCCTGCGCGTGCTGTCCCGCGACACGACCCAGAGCCCGGCCGAGTTCGGCGACTGGCTCACCGAGGGCGCCGAGCTGCTCGCCGCCGCCCTCCGCGCCGCCGGCCCCGACACCAAGATCTGGACCCCGCTCCCCCACGGGAACACCGCCTTCCTGGCCCGCCGCATGGCCCACGAGTCGGTCATCCACCGAGCCGATGCGGCCCTGACCCTCGGGACGGGCTTCACCGTGGAGCAGCCGGTCGCCCTCGACGCGCTCGACGAGTGGATGGAGCTCGGCTCGCTCCCGGAAATGCTCGACTTCCACCCGGACCGGCGCGCACTCCTCGGCCCCGGCCGCACCCTCCGCTTCCACGCCACGGACACCCCGCCCGAGACGCCCGCCGACTGGCTCGTCGACCTCACCGGCGACGCCCTCGCCTGGCGCCGTACGCGCGAGCCCGCCGCGGTCACCGTCAACGCCCCCCTGACCGACCTCCTGCTGCTCATCTACGGCCGCCGCCCCGCCGACAAGGAGACCTTCGTGATCACCGGCGACAAGCAACTCCTGGAGTTCTGGCTGTCCCTGGTCAACTTCGAATGA